In bacterium, the following are encoded in one genomic region:
- a CDS encoding T9SS type A sorting domain-containing protein, producing MTFISRRSFLFFFGLASVVFGQSDSARYLWNSGGYQSGDKFFRSDVCDTMFLGTRQIMGIYDGDSSVVFPRKSIDAYDDSGGIKIETRSSTMYWHFPKCWEGGADSTAYVSLGIAPDEFQISMEGTSAYNKDINFYSRRAINLGLKMPGDQSGDYMVQFREQFNCGLPSMFERFPFRLHGDRCGYGYGLTKFLELNPNYANMGYYCDSVIILNIQFDTLFGAYGAPGSGYGKFVRGQVLDTVKFDIDRTGAYTIHNGTEIRLKAIQTESLYVKYIVAQGDRFADMVYIDRPSAFRVAYYVPGITAEYGCLLTLQGDDDEFIILKGLCKTDSLVIRGSGGYAGYIEYLLCKKAYQKIWPGPEEYKAIGRRRFFNLEVLPSITTGTTKLRYTVPEHRHIKLALYDVAGREAALIVDGAVEAGQYSFDLDLSRFSQGLYFLKLEVDAEIINEKVVVVR from the coding sequence ATGACTTTTATTTCACGAAGATCATTCCTGTTTTTCTTCGGCCTGGCATCGGTTGTCTTCGGACAATCGGATTCCGCAAGATATCTATGGAATTCCGGCGGTTATCAATCCGGTGATAAATTCTTTAGAAGCGATGTCTGCGATACGATGTTCCTGGGAACGCGGCAGATAATGGGGATATACGATGGCGATTCGAGCGTCGTTTTCCCGCGCAAGAGCATTGACGCTTATGACGATTCGGGAGGGATAAAGATCGAGACTAGATCGTCGACCATGTACTGGCATTTCCCAAAATGCTGGGAAGGCGGTGCGGACAGCACGGCGTACGTGTCCCTGGGGATAGCCCCGGATGAATTTCAGATTTCCATGGAGGGTACGTCCGCTTACAATAAGGACATAAATTTTTATTCCCGGCGGGCCATTAACCTGGGATTGAAGATGCCCGGCGACCAAAGCGGTGATTATATGGTTCAATTCAGAGAACAGTTCAACTGCGGCCTGCCCAGTATGTTCGAAAGATTTCCTTTCCGACTGCACGGCGACCGGTGTGGCTACGGATACGGACTGACCAAATTTTTGGAATTAAATCCAAACTATGCCAACATGGGTTATTATTGCGACTCAGTTATTATCCTTAATATACAGTTCGACACTCTTTTTGGTGCTTACGGAGCGCCGGGAAGCGGATACGGTAAATTCGTCAGGGGACAGGTTCTGGATACGGTTAAATTTGATATTGACCGCACCGGTGCATACACGATCCACAACGGCACCGAGATCCGGCTCAAGGCGATCCAGACGGAAAGTCTGTACGTCAAATATATCGTAGCTCAAGGTGACCGGTTCGCGGATATGGTCTACATAGACCGGCCCAGCGCGTTTCGTGTTGCTTACTATGTTCCGGGGATAACCGCCGAATATGGATGTCTGCTCACGCTGCAGGGAGACGACGATGAATTCATTATTTTGAAGGGATTGTGCAAGACCGACAGCCTCGTGATAAGAGGCAGTGGTGGTTATGCAGGTTACATCGAATATCTGTTGTGCAAAAAGGCTTATCAGAAGATCTGGCCAGGACCCGAAGAATACAAGGCGATCGGTCGTCGCAGATTTTTCAACCTTGAAGTACTGCCAAGTATAACCACCGGCACTACGAAACTGCGATATACGGTCCCGGAACATCGACATATCAAGCTCGCGCTCTATGATGTTGCCGGGAGGGAAGCAGCTTTAATCGTTGATGGCGCGGTCGAGGCGGGGCAATATTCATTCGATCTTGACCTGTCCAGGTTCAGCCAGGGTCTCTATTTTCTCAAGCTAGAGGTCGATGCCGAGATCATTAATGAAAAGGTCGTTGTCGTAAGATAA
- a CDS encoding class I SAM-dependent methyltransferase: MDSLTLKQLKQIPWNTRYVSGPDIPPEPPLADIARLVGIPFMKRPVKYALFYSWSEAIKSVGVEPARVLDAACGRGIISQILLFKGHKVSACDILDCFSADKRIDFKRVDLNHEFPYEDDSFDVVINSEGLECLEGSEHFIKETARVLKNGGRLILSIPYIHSLVSRFNFLRSGLLAGYDAALLDRQNILYLPFLKEFFKVVGFHIMVIKGNVPQLTLKSKVFNAVFGDLMFDTNNPVLRFSHSLIITASIAKH; the protein is encoded by the coding sequence ATGGACAGCCTCACGCTGAAGCAATTAAAGCAGATCCCGTGGAATACCAGATATGTGTCCGGTCCCGATATTCCTCCCGAACCTCCCCTGGCTGATATCGCAAGACTTGTCGGGATCCCCTTTATGAAAAGACCCGTGAAGTACGCACTATTTTACTCGTGGTCCGAAGCGATAAAAAGCGTTGGCGTAGAACCGGCGCGGGTACTTGACGCGGCATGCGGAAGAGGGATCATTTCTCAGATTCTGTTATTCAAAGGGCATAAAGTATCGGCATGCGATATCCTGGATTGTTTTTCCGCGGATAAACGGATAGATTTCAAGCGGGTCGATCTAAACCATGAATTTCCTTACGAAGACGATTCATTCGACGTCGTAATAAACAGCGAAGGGTTGGAATGTCTTGAGGGTTCCGAACACTTCATTAAAGAAACCGCGAGGGTATTGAAGAACGGCGGGCGATTGATCCTTTCCATACCATATATCCATAGTCTGGTCAGCCGGTTTAATTTCCTGAGATCCGGGTTGCTGGCCGGCTATGATGCTGCTCTACTCGATCGGCAGAATATTCTGTATCTGCCTTTTCTGAAAGAATTTTTCAAAGTTGTCGGTTTTCATATAATGGTCATCAAAGGAAATGTTCCACAGCTGACCCTTAAATCAAAGGTTTTCAATGCCGTTTTCGGAGATCTGATGTTCGATACGAATAATCCGGTCCTCAGGTTCTCTCATTCACTGATCATTACGGCATCGATCGCCAAGCATTAG
- a CDS encoding polysaccharide deacetylase family protein, producing MSSKARITLSTFKRFCRSAVALSFDYETSAPYGNIANFSSRVRGRIYAITNKVFHRQRDLSFYYGMGYAMRKGTEKIIKIFNKYGIHATWFANGHALLKDNNDGKAYRINQILPYAIYEAGFTDIVTWRKNRPTFFYAPNSDYKKFPYWYFGDQAEILKEMGEDIQCHTFSHPYIVLEEHKNVAIDLEDWQNAAVKNGFKRANILSLPFCGDAYRNYYDLNLLTALGKEIAGQKYDLVYLPNDIINIMMSNGFDLITRCGSKIGKIKNFSKYNDSELYYMSDINFYDCFDVLGSLSGTLKKIVENKSAVNIWLHPSDILAKNNIGNFEALIQSLINRSNGGEIWLATISQIWDHFKKVKACDLNVTVRNGKDYDVVVVNKTASVIVDLGLDIYPPDVLLVSEHDNLEQKEGRISIKRLHPDVPFKLTGQLRR from the coding sequence ATGAGCTCGAAGGCCCGTATCACCTTATCTACGTTCAAAAGGTTTTGCCGCTCAGCCGTTGCTCTATCATTCGATTACGAGACTTCGGCTCCCTACGGGAACATCGCCAATTTCAGCAGCCGGGTTCGCGGCAGAATATACGCTATCACGAATAAAGTGTTCCATCGTCAAAGAGACCTTTCATTTTATTACGGCATGGGCTATGCAATGCGAAAAGGTACGGAGAAAATAATCAAGATATTTAATAAATACGGAATCCATGCTACGTGGTTTGCCAATGGGCACGCGTTATTAAAAGATAATAATGATGGGAAAGCTTATCGTATCAATCAAATCCTGCCGTATGCCATTTATGAGGCGGGTTTTACTGATATCGTCACCTGGCGAAAAAACCGTCCCACGTTTTTTTATGCACCAAACAGCGATTATAAAAAATTCCCTTACTGGTATTTTGGAGATCAAGCGGAAATTTTGAAAGAAATGGGCGAGGATATTCAATGCCACACATTTTCCCATCCATATATAGTTTTGGAAGAACATAAAAACGTAGCAATTGATCTTGAAGATTGGCAAAACGCAGCGGTAAAGAACGGTTTTAAAAGGGCGAATATATTGTCGCTTCCGTTTTGCGGCGATGCTTACCGAAATTATTATGATTTGAACTTACTCACCGCGCTCGGTAAAGAAATCGCCGGCCAGAAATACGATCTGGTCTATTTGCCGAATGATATTATTAATATCATGATGAGCAATGGGTTCGATCTGATCACAAGATGCGGCAGTAAAATCGGTAAGATCAAGAATTTTTCCAAATATAACGATTCGGAATTATACTACATGTCGGACATAAATTTTTATGATTGTTTTGATGTGCTTGGTTCGCTAAGCGGGACGTTGAAAAAGATCGTAGAGAATAAGTCGGCAGTCAATATCTGGTTGCATCCATCTGATATCTTGGCAAAAAATAATATCGGCAATTTTGAAGCGCTCATTCAGTCTTTGATTAATCGAAGCAATGGGGGTGAGATCTGGCTGGCGACGATCTCGCAGATCTGGGATCATTTCAAGAAGGTAAAAGCATGTGATCTGAACGTCACCGTGCGCAATGGGAAAGATTATGATGTGGTGGTTGTCAATAAGACGGCATCGGTCATTGTTGATCTGGGTCTTGATATTTACCCGCCGGACGTGTTGTTAGTGTCTGAACACGATAACCTCGAACAAAAAGAAGGAAGGATTTCGATCAAAAGACTGCATCCCGATGTTCCCTTTAAATTAACCGGTCAATTGAGGAGGTAG
- a CDS encoding GNAT family N-acetyltransferase, whose product MKIIKRNIVDRSSEIGEIKSFLNANFSTIFHEPEFNQIVEKNFRTRCYYLCAYNDNGKLVALCPCHSKKNGFTIFTQSNPTKFEIPYGGWVYDREETRIKELMSAMQPAANEGIVYWSMPQIEHDDYSEMEKKNRFQTAVIDLDQSEDDIWNNSINSKRRNMIRKAEKNKVTVEMIDHARFGEYYNMMIETYGAAELMLKPIEYYVNVLKTYIGANKASVFLAKVGANFVSGLVALRNKFACHYWLGASRKNVDNLGQGELLQWAAIKWAKENRSRFYDLCVLEPERLPNIARFKSGFSDRVVPFYCISKKGAGYRLLNRLAGDR is encoded by the coding sequence GTGAAGATCATAAAAAGAAATATCGTCGACCGGTCGTCCGAAATCGGCGAAATAAAGTCGTTTTTGAACGCGAATTTCAGCACGATCTTTCATGAACCTGAATTCAACCAAATTGTCGAAAAGAATTTCAGGACTCGATGTTATTACCTTTGTGCATATAATGATAACGGCAAGCTGGTAGCCTTGTGCCCGTGCCATTCAAAAAAAAACGGCTTCACTATTTTCACGCAGTCCAATCCAACGAAGTTTGAAATACCTTATGGTGGATGGGTGTATGACCGGGAGGAGACGAGAATCAAAGAACTCATGTCTGCCATGCAACCGGCTGCAAACGAAGGGATAGTATATTGGTCTATGCCCCAAATCGAACATGATGATTATTCGGAAATGGAGAAAAAGAACAGGTTCCAGACCGCGGTCATCGATCTCGATCAAAGCGAAGATGATATCTGGAATAATTCCATCAATTCAAAGAGAAGGAATATGATCAGGAAAGCAGAGAAAAACAAGGTTACGGTAGAGATGATAGACCATGCACGGTTCGGGGAATATTATAACATGATGATCGAAACCTACGGCGCGGCCGAGTTGATGCTCAAACCCATTGAATATTATGTCAATGTACTGAAGACCTATATCGGGGCGAATAAGGCATCCGTGTTCCTGGCCAAGGTCGGAGCCAATTTCGTCTCTGGATTGGTCGCCTTGAGGAATAAATTCGCCTGTCATTACTGGCTTGGGGCAAGCAGAAAAAACGTTGATAATCTGGGCCAGGGTGAGCTTCTGCAATGGGCAGCGATAAAATGGGCGAAAGAAAACCGTTCACGTTTCTACGATCTATGCGTGCTGGAGCCGGAGCGGCTTCCCAATATTGCCCGCTTCAAATCCGGTTTTTCTGACCGGGTGGTTCCTTTCTACTGTATATCCAAAAAAGGCGCAGGATACCGCCTGCTGAACCGGCTCGCCGGGGATCGATGA
- a CDS encoding glycosyltransferase family 2 protein, which produces MKKDNRPFISVIVPVFYNAGTLRTLLSRLDKVADGFPKAIFEFIFVEDGSGDDSYKVLSEMAEKDKRVRIVKLSRNFGSFSAILAGLCCARGECAVTISADLQDPPELIPELVEKWLTGSKVVLAIRRKREEPWFIKLPARLYYTLIRAFAIADMPIGGFDFVLLDRAVIEVIKKMDEKNTSLMGLILWTGFNRSVIHYDRQKRPADRSRWTFTKKMKYFIDSFVAFSYFPIRFCSALGLIIALFGLAGICFVVIRKMLYGYAIVGWASLMTIVLLLGGVQLVILGVIGEYIWRTLDASRNRPQFIIDEIIERDNGPRS; this is translated from the coding sequence TTGAAAAAAGACAATAGGCCTTTTATATCCGTGATCGTCCCCGTGTTTTACAATGCGGGCACTTTGCGGACGCTGCTGTCGCGTTTGGATAAGGTTGCAGACGGATTTCCCAAAGCCATATTCGAATTCATTTTCGTTGAGGACGGTTCGGGTGACGACTCGTATAAAGTTCTGTCCGAGATGGCGGAGAAGGACAAACGTGTCAGGATCGTGAAACTATCGAGGAATTTCGGTTCGTTCTCCGCGATCCTGGCGGGGTTATGCTGCGCGCGCGGGGAGTGTGCAGTTACGATTTCCGCCGATCTTCAGGATCCGCCGGAATTGATCCCCGAATTGGTGGAAAAATGGCTGACCGGCAGCAAGGTAGTCCTCGCAATAAGAAGAAAACGCGAAGAGCCATGGTTCATAAAGCTTCCGGCCCGACTGTATTATACCTTAATAAGGGCTTTCGCTATTGCCGACATGCCCATCGGCGGATTTGACTTTGTGTTGTTGGACCGCGCGGTGATTGAGGTCATAAAAAAGATGGACGAGAAGAACACATCGTTGATGGGGTTGATCCTCTGGACCGGTTTCAACCGGAGCGTGATCCATTATGACCGTCAGAAAAGACCGGCCGATAGATCGCGCTGGACGTTTACAAAAAAGATGAAGTATTTCATCGATTCTTTTGTCGCTTTTTCCTATTTCCCGATCCGTTTCTGTTCCGCGCTCGGGTTGATAATAGCGTTATTCGGGCTCGCTGGCATCTGCTTTGTCGTCATAAGAAAGATGCTCTATGGTTATGCGATCGTCGGATGGGCGTCGTTGATGACCATCGTCCTGCTTCTGGGCGGGGTTCAACTGGTCATTTTGGGGGTGATCGGCGAATATATCTGGCGGACCCTGGATGCTTCCCGCAATCGTCCCCAGTTCATCATCGATGAGATCATCGAACGCGATAATGGGCCGAGGTCGTGA
- a CDS encoding DegT/DnrJ/EryC1/StrS family aminotransferase, producing the protein MKKILFNDLQKQYRAIKPEIDRAVAKVLTSGRFILGKEVAGFEKGFARYIGTEYAVGVASGTEALALALMACGVGRGDEVITVPNTAMPTVSAISMVDARPVFVDIDERTYLMDADKIAKAATSRTRAIIPVHLYGQTTRMDVINRIARARGLFVIEDACQAHGSEFLGRKAGAWGDMGCFSFYPTKNLGCYGDGGMITTNDRGLYKRLMMLRNYGQRDRYRHEIQGINSRLDELQAAVLRVKLKRLDAWNERRRKNADVYDRMLSDDRCIKPFESPDGRHGYHLYVVRVKKREWLQVALRQHGVDTLIHYPIPVHLQKAYQWLGYKRQDFPVTERCAQEILSLPMSPELTAREIEYIAENINSLQRTRFEKRQ; encoded by the coding sequence ATGAAAAAAATCTTGTTTAATGATCTGCAGAAGCAGTACCGGGCGATAAAACCGGAGATCGACCGAGCCGTTGCGAAGGTGCTGACCAGCGGCCGGTTCATTTTAGGTAAAGAGGTTGCTGGTTTTGAAAAAGGATTCGCCCGGTATATCGGGACCGAATACGCCGTTGGTGTCGCATCCGGAACAGAAGCTTTGGCTCTCGCGCTCATGGCATGCGGCGTCGGTCGGGGAGATGAGGTCATTACGGTGCCTAATACCGCCATGCCTACGGTTTCTGCGATCTCCATGGTCGATGCAAGGCCCGTTTTTGTCGACATCGATGAGAGAACGTACCTGATGGATGCGGATAAGATAGCAAAAGCGGCAACTTCGAGAACCAGGGCCATTATTCCGGTGCATTTATATGGTCAGACGACCCGGATGGATGTGATCAACAGAATTGCCCGCGCGCGCGGTCTTTTTGTGATCGAAGACGCCTGTCAAGCGCATGGCAGCGAATTCCTGGGTAGAAAGGCTGGTGCCTGGGGTGATATGGGCTGTTTTAGCTTCTATCCAACAAAAAACTTGGGATGTTACGGCGATGGCGGCATGATAACTACCAATGACCGCGGATTGTATAAGAGACTGATGATGCTGAGGAACTACGGGCAGCGCGATCGGTACCGGCATGAGATTCAAGGCATTAACAGCCGGCTCGATGAGCTGCAGGCGGCCGTCCTGCGCGTGAAGCTCAAACGCCTTGATGCCTGGAACGAGAGGCGGAGAAAGAACGCCGACGTTTACGACCGTATGCTCTCCGATGACCGCTGCATCAAACCTTTTGAAAGCCCCGATGGCAGACATGGGTATCATCTATATGTAGTTCGCGTGAAAAAGAGGGAATGGCTGCAGGTCGCATTGCGCCAGCACGGCGTTGATACGTTGATCCATTATCCGATCCCGGTGCACCTGCAAAAAGCATATCAATGGCTGGGTTATAAGCGTCAGGATTTTCCGGTAACTGAAAGATGCGCACAAGAGATCCTTTCACTGCCCATGTCTCCCGAGCTGACGGCTCGGGAGATCGAGTACATCGCGGAGAATATAAATTCACTGCAAAGGACCAGATTTGAAAAAAGACAATAG
- a CDS encoding acyltransferase: MIHKKALVENESIGEGTRIWAFAHILKGAVIGSNCNVCDHTFIESDVIIGNNATIKSGVYLWNGVRIEDNVFVGPCVAFTNDLRPRSKAYPEKFVPTLIKQGASIGANCTVLCGITIGKYALIGAGAVITRDIPDYALAYGNPAKVHGYVCMCSKKITFEKPMAKCVCGMVYIKKNGIVQGVS; the protein is encoded by the coding sequence ATGATTCATAAAAAAGCCCTTGTGGAGAACGAGTCGATCGGCGAGGGCACGAGGATCTGGGCGTTCGCTCACATTCTTAAAGGCGCGGTCATCGGCAGCAACTGCAATGTATGCGATCATACTTTCATCGAGTCCGACGTGATCATCGGCAATAATGCTACCATTAAAAGCGGCGTGTATCTCTGGAACGGCGTCAGGATCGAAGACAACGTTTTTGTCGGACCGTGCGTCGCATTCACGAACGATCTTCGTCCCCGGAGCAAAGCCTATCCCGAAAAATTCGTTCCCACGCTGATCAAACAGGGCGCCAGCATCGGCGCCAACTGCACGGTCTTATGCGGGATAACGATCGGCAAGTACGCGTTGATCGGCGCCGGCGCGGTCATCACCCGCGATATCCCCGACTATGCCCTGGCTTACGGTAATCCGGCAAAGGTGCATGGTTATGTCTGTATGTGCTCGAAAAAGATCACCTTCGAAAAACCGATGGCAAAATGCGTGTGCGGAATGGTGTATATCAAGAAGAACGGCATTGTCCAGGGCGTCTCATGA
- a CDS encoding NAD-dependent epimerase/dehydratase family protein — protein MKTAGFSGKDVLVTGGLGFIGSNLSIRLVELGARVTIIDNMLPEHGGNLFNIEPIKDKVNINFGDILSESVMNYLVQGKDLVFHLAGQVSHVLSLSNPYPDIDINIKGTAILMEALKKHNQHATVVYTGTRGVYGSSVRLPVDENAPTYPKGIHEIANLTAEKIVKVYNDIHGIKSVLLRLTNIYGPRAQMKHSHYGVVNWFIRQAIDGEALKVFGDGKIVRDFLYVDDCVDAILACAASEKGFGEVLNVGIDKPTSFLELIKTIVEIAGKGSWEFAPYSPERKAQEPGDFYSDIEKIRKIAGWKPSTSLRDGITRTLAYYRQYKEFYW, from the coding sequence ATGAAAACAGCTGGATTTTCAGGCAAAGATGTGCTAGTAACCGGTGGTCTTGGTTTTATCGGCAGCAATCTTTCGATCAGGCTTGTTGAACTCGGCGCACGGGTCACGATCATCGATAACATGCTGCCGGAACACGGCGGCAATCTGTTCAACATCGAGCCGATAAAGGATAAGGTGAACATCAATTTTGGCGATATCTTGAGCGAGAGCGTCATGAATTACCTCGTTCAGGGGAAGGACCTGGTCTTTCACCTGGCGGGCCAGGTTTCGCACGTATTAAGCCTGTCCAATCCCTATCCCGATATTGACATCAACATCAAGGGCACCGCTATCCTTATGGAAGCGCTGAAAAAACATAACCAGCACGCAACCGTGGTTTATACCGGGACAAGAGGGGTTTATGGTTCATCCGTGCGGTTGCCGGTCGATGAGAACGCGCCGACCTACCCCAAGGGCATCCATGAAATCGCCAATCTGACCGCGGAAAAGATTGTGAAAGTGTACAATGATATTCACGGCATCAAGTCAGTGCTTTTGCGGTTGACCAACATATACGGACCGAGGGCGCAGATGAAACATTCACATTACGGCGTTGTCAACTGGTTCATCCGCCAGGCGATCGATGGCGAGGCACTGAAGGTTTTTGGCGACGGCAAGATCGTGAGAGATTTCCTGTACGTGGACGATTGCGTGGATGCGATCCTGGCGTGCGCTGCAAGCGAGAAGGGATTTGGCGAAGTGCTGAATGTCGGCATTGACAAGCCGACAAGTTTTCTGGAGTTGATCAAAACTATCGTTGAGATCGCCGGCAAAGGCAGCTGGGAATTCGCTCCCTATTCGCCGGAAAGAAAAGCGCAGGAACCGGGAGATTTTTATTCGGACATTGAAAAAATAAGGAAGATCGCGGGCTGGAAACCCAGCACATCGCTAAGGGATGGAATAACAAGAACGCTCGCGTATTATCGGCAGTATAAAGAATTCTACTGGTAA
- a CDS encoding glycosyltransferase, which yields MKSSIAHVILHSSEFAYPYFFQNGGSLEDFNRVVVAQHEGFTAQLARATVVSGFNAIVYFFSQYAKRPAMFTHKYGYVMKCLPVTFIKGKIGWEYSLALCAMIKKDKPDLVHIHGYNFNDRIPDMYDLLAFYLKSLHIPFVAHFHGSKLDRQHAGRHLIKKIAIQSAAWIVSCNQDEVERLTNPAHPGYYRFIKVDPRRVEKVENPLDLKIFRPMPKQECATRLGYDATKRFMLTICRIEEFKGIQDIISVLPDLAEDIALVVVGEGGFMNTLQEQASRLGLSDRVIFTGFIPHDRLPLYFGVSELFVLPSRYEGLPAVIQEALSCKKVVIASNVGGIHELLSDGVGIMVPPSDPAVLHRALLQALNHEFRANWALAEKRMQVCELAAVAGKLKKVYSKVLFDSN from the coding sequence ATGAAATCATCGATAGCTCACGTGATACTCCATTCGTCTGAATTTGCTTATCCTTATTTTTTCCAGAACGGCGGATCGCTTGAAGATTTTAACCGCGTGGTGGTTGCTCAGCACGAAGGATTCACTGCCCAACTCGCCAGGGCGACCGTGGTGTCGGGTTTTAATGCGATCGTCTATTTTTTCTCGCAGTACGCTAAAAGGCCTGCTATGTTCACGCATAAATATGGTTATGTCATGAAGTGCCTGCCCGTGACATTTATCAAAGGAAAGATCGGTTGGGAATACAGCCTGGCGCTCTGTGCAATGATAAAAAAGGATAAGCCCGATCTGGTGCATATCCACGGCTATAACTTCAACGATCGGATCCCCGATATGTATGATTTATTGGCTTTTTATCTCAAAAGCCTGCATATTCCCTTTGTCGCCCATTTCCATGGTTCAAAGCTTGACCGCCAGCACGCCGGTCGTCATTTGATAAAAAAAATCGCCATACAGAGCGCCGCTTGGATTGTAAGTTGCAATCAGGATGAAGTTGAGCGGTTGACCAACCCGGCGCATCCCGGTTATTATAGGTTCATCAAAGTCGATCCACGCCGGGTGGAGAAAGTGGAGAATCCTTTAGATCTAAAAATTTTCCGACCCATGCCCAAACAAGAATGCGCCACACGCCTTGGCTATGATGCAACCAAACGTTTCATGCTTACGATCTGCCGGATTGAAGAGTTTAAAGGTATCCAGGATATCATATCTGTTCTGCCCGATCTCGCTGAAGATATCGCACTGGTAGTCGTCGGTGAAGGAGGGTTCATGAATACCCTGCAGGAACAGGCTTCAAGGCTCGGTCTGTCCGACCGCGTGATCTTTACCGGTTTTATACCTCATGACCGGCTCCCGTTGTATTTTGGTGTTTCCGAGCTGTTCGTTCTGCCATCCCGCTACGAGGGTTTGCCTGCAGTCATCCAGGAAGCTCTGAGCTGTAAAAAAGTCGTGATCGCTTCAAACGTGGGAGGGATTCATGAACTACTTTCGGACGGTGTCGGCATAATGGTGCCGCCGTCGGATCCCGCCGTGCTGCACAGGGCTCTGCTTCAAGCGTTAAATCATGAATTCCGGGCAAACTGGGCGCTCGCTGAAAAGCGCATGCAGGTGTGTGAGCTTGCAGCCGTGGCCGGTAAATTGAAAAAAGTCTATTCAAAGGTACTCTTCGATAGCAACTGA
- a CDS encoding class I SAM-dependent methyltransferase encodes MKSEIWEEIWAKDTASFHDLLFDPYTGIENCDYLPHVKRILSTTPGLILEAGCGQGGWLEWLGNNHERPAVGLDYAEQALSRLRRLRPSFLLVGGDVLSMPFADRSFSVVLSWGVIEHFYDLTLTQSAIREAYRVLKPSGWLCVTVPVQNWIRSIKRPYRMLKDLARVSLGRVDLKKEFFEHKFDRAFFIKMLRSNGFLPEVVGYNSPGFGLTNEFPFDKLRKVSKNGAYAGVTRLGGFILHLTKRYPQIFAHMLFVAARKP; translated from the coding sequence ATGAAAAGTGAAATCTGGGAAGAGATCTGGGCGAAAGACACGGCGAGTTTCCATGATTTGCTGTTCGATCCATACACCGGGATTGAAAATTGCGATTACCTGCCTCATGTAAAGAGGATCTTGAGTACAACCCCGGGACTGATATTGGAGGCAGGATGCGGTCAGGGCGGGTGGCTCGAATGGCTTGGCAACAATCATGAACGTCCGGCGGTCGGGTTGGATTATGCCGAGCAGGCATTATCCCGACTTCGTCGGTTGCGACCGTCTTTCCTTCTGGTCGGTGGCGATGTCCTGAGCATGCCTTTCGCCGATCGGTCTTTTTCCGTTGTTTTATCTTGGGGTGTGATCGAGCATTTTTATGATCTGACTTTAACGCAGTCGGCTATCCGCGAAGCGTACCGGGTACTCAAGCCGTCAGGCTGGCTATGCGTGACGGTTCCGGTCCAGAATTGGATTCGGTCCATCAAAAGACCATATCGGATGCTGAAGGATCTCGCCCGCGTCTCCCTTGGTAGGGTGGATCTAAAAAAAGAATTTTTCGAGCATAAATTCGACCGGGCGTTTTTTATAAAAATGCTTAGATCAAACGGTTTTCTGCCTGAGGTCGTTGGCTATAATTCGCCCGGATTTGGTCTTACGAACGAATTCCCGTTCGATAAACTTCGCAAGGTGAGCAAGAATGGCGCATATGCCGGAGTAACGAGATTGGGCGGGTTTATCCTGCATTTAACGAAGCGATATCCGCAGATTTTTGCTCATATGCTTTTTGTCGCCGCCCGCAAACCGTGA